One stretch of Caldalkalibacillus salinus DNA includes these proteins:
- the yabQ gene encoding spore cortex biosynthesis protein YabQ, with product MSLTIQALTMLHMVGAGLYLGASHDTYARLRLKKNQWLTFVQDFLFWLLNGLFIFLWLQWVNEGVVRVYIFLSLLCGYAMYRALFQNLYRRTLDTIIRIVAWSYHTVIKVTDILLIKPMVYLYKMIIALIVMVMTLLLRIGQFGLRFLGVLWRPLGRLISRLRNAIATRFKRWLAHKIKKKEVKKGPHTQQQNKKEGFFIRMLNRLLNKFQK from the coding sequence ATGAGTTTAACGATACAAGCTCTGACCATGCTTCATATGGTTGGGGCTGGTCTTTATCTCGGTGCCTCCCACGATACGTATGCCCGTTTAAGACTGAAAAAAAACCAATGGCTCACTTTTGTTCAAGACTTTCTATTCTGGCTGCTGAACGGGCTCTTTATCTTTTTGTGGCTTCAGTGGGTGAACGAAGGGGTCGTGAGAGTTTACATCTTTTTATCTCTCCTCTGTGGTTACGCCATGTATCGAGCTTTATTTCAAAACTTGTACAGACGTACCCTAGATACGATTATCCGCATCGTCGCCTGGTCTTATCATACCGTGATTAAAGTGACGGACATATTACTGATAAAACCCATGGTTTATCTATATAAAATGATTATTGCGCTCATCGTTATGGTCATGACCTTACTTTTACGTATCGGTCAGTTTGGGTTACGTTTTTTAGGCGTGTTATGGCGTCCTTTGGGGCGTTTGATAAGCAGACTGAGGAACGCCATCGCAACGAGGTTTAAACGGTGGCTCGCTCATAAAATAAAGAAAAAAGAAGTAAAAAAGGGACCTCATACACAACAGCAAAATAAAAAAGAAGGTTTTTTTATAAGGATGTTGAATAGGTTGTTAAACAAATTCCAGAAGTAA
- a CDS encoding S1 domain-containing RNA-binding protein has translation MSIEVGSKLEGKVTGITHFGAFVELPEGVTGLVHISEIADNYVKDVNEFLKINDKVTVKVINVEKDGKIGLSIRKAQDRPARENKPSKSAKPHHSGDSDRPRSRRRSASFEDLMNRFQKDSEDRLTTLKKQDSKRGGRGGRRS, from the coding sequence ATGTCAATCGAAGTAGGCAGCAAGTTAGAAGGAAAGGTTACAGGGATTACTCACTTTGGTGCATTCGTTGAGCTGCCCGAAGGAGTTACAGGTCTTGTCCACATCAGTGAAATTGCAGATAACTATGTGAAGGATGTCAACGAATTTTTAAAGATCAACGATAAGGTCACAGTGAAAGTGATCAACGTTGAAAAAGATGGTAAGATTGGACTATCTATCAGAAAGGCACAAGATCGCCCTGCGCGTGAAAACAAGCCTTCCAAGTCTGCGAAGCCTCACCATTCCGGTGACTCTGACCGTCCACGTTCTCGTCGTCGTTCAGCGAGTTTTGAGGACCTCATGAACCGATTTCAAAAAGATAGCGAAGATCGCTTGACGACATTAAAAAAACAGGATTCCAAACGAGGAGGTCGAGGTGGCCGTCGAAGCTAA
- a CDS encoding FtsB family cell division protein, with the protein MQPFQHPPLQHTQRAQQQVREGLAEEERQARKRKKRFKILGVGLVVFMIWAGTKWTAQTEEIVKRQEELEMVQAQVDQAEEEQMELVYQVRRLHDKDYIAEIARSQLFLSRPGEMIFVPGE; encoded by the coding sequence ATGCAACCTTTTCAACACCCGCCTTTACAACATACTCAGAGAGCGCAACAACAAGTTCGAGAAGGACTCGCAGAAGAGGAGCGCCAAGCAAGAAAACGTAAAAAGCGCTTTAAAATACTTGGTGTCGGTTTAGTTGTATTTATGATTTGGGCAGGTACAAAATGGACGGCACAGACAGAAGAGATCGTCAAACGGCAGGAAGAGCTTGAAATGGTTCAAGCACAGGTGGACCAAGCGGAAGAAGAACAGATGGAGCTTGTGTACCAGGTGCGCAGATTGCATGACAAAGACTATATTGCTGAGATTGCACGTAGCCAACTTTTCCTTTCACGACCAGGAGAAATGATATTTGTACCCGGGGAGTAA
- a CDS encoding MazG family protein, with product MSIIHVVGLGAGDLKQLPLGSYDVLKESQLIYLRTKEHPVVHQLEQEGLTYESFDEIYEQQDDFEAVYEQIVTTLLDKAKDLEVLVYAVPGHPIVAEKTVQLLLQRGPYHDCQIIVGAGQSFIDPLLSRLRVDPVEGFALLDALAFSVKDIQPECHMILTQVYDAMVASEVKLTLMEIFPDEYEVTIATAVGSAQEVVQTVPLYALDRVTEMNNLTAVYVPPTDEERILNRRYEKSRDIFRTLRGPDGCPWDKKQTHQSLKKYMLEEAQEVVEAIEEDDVDHLIEELGDVLLQVFLHAQIGEDEGLFTMEDVIQSLNDKMIRRHPHVFGDSSVDQVQDVIDQWENIKVQEKQKNGSTEEKK from the coding sequence ATGTCTATCATACACGTGGTTGGTCTAGGAGCTGGAGACTTGAAACAGTTACCGCTAGGTAGCTACGATGTGTTGAAAGAAAGTCAATTGATCTATCTCCGGACAAAGGAACATCCTGTTGTTCACCAACTGGAACAAGAAGGCTTAACGTATGAATCATTTGATGAGATATATGAGCAACAGGATGATTTTGAAGCAGTGTACGAACAGATTGTAACGACGCTGTTGGACAAGGCCAAGGATCTAGAAGTACTCGTATACGCTGTACCTGGCCATCCTATAGTGGCTGAGAAAACAGTGCAATTACTCTTACAACGCGGACCCTACCACGATTGTCAAATCATCGTTGGGGCGGGTCAAAGCTTTATTGATCCCTTACTTAGTCGGTTGCGTGTCGACCCTGTGGAGGGGTTCGCACTGTTAGACGCACTAGCCTTCAGCGTGAAAGATATTCAACCAGAATGCCATATGATACTGACACAAGTGTATGACGCTATGGTGGCTTCCGAGGTGAAGCTGACGTTAATGGAGATTTTCCCAGATGAATATGAAGTCACGATTGCCACAGCCGTAGGGTCGGCACAGGAGGTTGTACAGACGGTGCCATTATACGCATTAGATCGTGTAACGGAAATGAACAACCTCACAGCAGTGTATGTACCACCAACAGATGAGGAGCGCATCCTTAACCGCCGCTATGAAAAATCTAGAGACATCTTTCGTACACTAAGAGGACCGGATGGATGCCCTTGGGACAAGAAACAGACGCACCAAAGTCTGAAAAAGTACATGCTTGAAGAAGCCCAAGAGGTGGTAGAGGCGATTGAGGAAGATGATGTCGATCATCTCATAGAAGAACTGGGTGATGTGCTATTACAAGTGTTCCTACATGCACAGATTGGGGAGGACGAGGGGTTATTCACCATGGAAGACGTGATACAGTCATTGAACGACAAGATGATTCGACGTCATCCTCATGTGTTTGGAGATTCCTCCGTGGATCAGGTGCAGGACGTGATCGATCAATGGGAAAATATCAAGGTACAAGAAAAACAAAAAAACGGGAGCACTGAGGAAAAAAAATAA
- a CDS encoding HU family DNA-binding protein — translation MNKTELVSNIAEKSGLTKKDVETVVNGLLDEITGALSSGDKVQFVGFGTFETRKRASRSGRNPQTGKEIQIPETTVPAFKAGNKLKEAVK, via the coding sequence ATGAACAAAACTGAGTTAGTGTCTAACATTGCTGAAAAAAGCGGTCTAACAAAAAAGGACGTTGAAACTGTCGTGAACGGTTTATTAGATGAAATTACGGGCGCACTTTCTTCCGGTGATAAAGTGCAGTTTGTTGGGTTCGGTACGTTTGAAACTCGCAAACGCGCAAGCCGCTCTGGACGTAACCCACAAACGGGTAAAGAGATCCAAATTCCAGAGACGACTGTTCCAGCATTCAAAGCTGGTAACAAGCTTAAAGAAGCTGTAAAATAA
- the yabP gene encoding sporulation protein YabP, whose amino-acid sequence MDHNRYGHIESNSHEIKMNNRKSMDISGVINVESFDNEEFLLETECGFLAIRGQNLHMKNLNVENGLVSIEGTIADMAYVDHTSSGDKAKGLFSKLFK is encoded by the coding sequence ATGGACCATAATCGGTACGGCCATATAGAAAGTAATAGTCATGAGATAAAGATGAATAATAGGAAGTCTATGGACATCTCAGGTGTCATCAATGTTGAAAGTTTTGACAACGAAGAATTCTTACTCGAAACGGAGTGCGGATTTCTAGCGATACGTGGTCAGAACCTGCACATGAAAAACTTAAACGTTGAGAATGGGCTGGTATCTATAGAAGGCACGATCGCGGATATGGCTTACGTCGATCACACTTCAAGCGGGGATAAAGCTAAAGGCCTCTTTAGCAAGTTATTTAAATGA
- a CDS encoding RNA-binding S4 domain-containing protein, whose protein sequence is MRLDKFLKVSRLIKRRTLAKEVCEKGRVWINGNQAKASSTVQVGDTLQIRFGHKLVSVQVDNLRETSKKDEAGSMYTLKSEEPLDSEK, encoded by the coding sequence ATGCGCTTAGATAAGTTTCTAAAGGTGTCTAGACTGATTAAACGCCGTACATTGGCCAAAGAAGTATGTGAAAAAGGCCGAGTATGGATTAACGGGAATCAAGCTAAAGCGAGTAGTACGGTCCAGGTAGGGGACACGTTACAGATTCGTTTTGGACACAAACTTGTTTCTGTTCAGGTCGACAACCTTAGAGAAACGAGTAAAAAGGATGAAGCGGGATCCATGTATACCCTAAAGTCGGAAGAACCGCTGGATTCGGAGAAATGA